The Diorhabda sublineata isolate icDioSubl1.1 chromosome 6, icDioSubl1.1, whole genome shotgun sequence genome includes a window with the following:
- the LOC130446076 gene encoding golgin subfamily A member 6-like protein 22 isoform X2, protein MSFVRSIFGSGDNKDTEVEDDTSDETSSSSDTGFLSNMSNSDLENSLGSNGNGDPDCSTISNFFGYWKNLVNQEAKFQSKLNELTKELSIRDAEANKLRFQMEELQRDAFAKSAGMDRLESELKEAQKECESIGRTIRTLENDLENQKKRNILLNRELEEKTESFSVSEKDYKSKIEYLENVIAELRQRIENLEQQIKSLQEEKLQLSKRQEEILLERGEETEKIVKTLEQTQKQKEQLEEKWKKDFENLRTVNILREQELLNDFEWKLRDVEQTCKKKIDEKEEILQISLEHSRNKEKEAEELSLKMESLKLLEEEVNELKEKTTDQSKIMKNMHDEHEQMRENEENLKSEVKKLRNLINLEKENLQHMQRMHQQEILDKERKLQQTLNEKKIEIATYWEEKLLNEISRLKDELEQVYTEEKYTAIESVKRNKDADFRKAQEQWKQKYQEYVNEVHTLKNALEEKDKYYKEEIVKQQSITDQDIFELRRLMDKLDMSHHDKYEKLVLQHETEIEKLRAEHEENIENRDKYWQSEIDILNSTIANMKLQMENETQEKLQILIQNHQGELEQWENLIQQKKEAIQFLEEKYIAKCVQLEEQLNVLQKSHSAREVELLKTVDSLKNEIQSKESIIQDMQSNMDMLEGGIQVLNKELAEQSELMAKEKKESEQKLRNILSKISKIQSENEKEQETYRLKFINSQKQYQQTIDHMQRKYQCLTKLFEEVRQRYERRESKQEDLNIIADLKQIITEQEKDLNCLNEEKRYFQMKLIALENSLDHKCSSEDESLKDETISDSNSTALPNQSTNTLNSNLTETKNGDIISVCVPLALPDLNQQTTYLSIPPTIEECDE, encoded by the exons GAAAAACCTGGTCAACCAGGAAGCTAAATTTCAAAGTAAACTCAACGAACTTACGAAAGAACTATCCATCAGAGATGCAGAAGCGAATAAACTTAGATTTCAAATGGAAGAACTACAACGAGATGCTTTCGCTAAATCAGCTGGAATGGACA GATTGGAATCGGAACTAAAAGAGGCCCAAAAAGAGTGTGAATCTATTGGAAGGACTATACGAACGTTAGAGAATGACCTCGAAAATCAAAAAAAGCGAAATATCCTATTAAATAgagaattagaagaaaaaacag AATCTTTCAGCGTCTCAGAAAAAGACTATAAATCTAAAATAGAATACCTCGAAAATGTAATAGCGGAACTACGTCAAAGAATCGAAAATTTAGAGCAACAAATTAAATCTTTACAAGAAGAAAAACTGCAATTATCAAAACGACAAGAAGAAATATTACTTGAAAGGGgggaagaaacagaaaaaatagtaaaaacattGGAACAAACACAAAAGCAGAAGGAACAgctagaagaaaaatggaaaaaagactttgaaaatttgagaacGGTGAACATATTACGAGAACAAGAATTGTTGAATGATTTCGAATGGAAATTGAGAGATGTAGAACAGACgtgtaagaaaaaaatagacGAAAAAGAAGAGATTTTGCAAATATCATTGGAACATTCGCGAAATAAAGAGAAAGAAGCTGAAGAATTATCACTTAAG ATGGAAAGTCTTAAATTATTAGAAGAGGAGGTGAATGAACTGAAAGAGAAAACGACTGACCaaagtaaaataatgaaaaatatgcaTGATGAACACGAACAAATGCgagaaaatgaggaaaatttaaaatcagaagtgaaaaaattaagaaacttgATAAATTTAGAAAAGGAAAATCTTCAACATATGCAACGAATGCAccaacaagaaattttagataaagaaAGGAAGTTACAACAAACATTAAACGAAAAGAAGATCGAAATTGCGACATATtgggaagaaaaattattaaacgaaATATCCAGACTGAAAGACGAGCTAGAACAAGTTTATACCGAAGAGAAGTATACTGCTATAGAATCGGTTAAAAGAAATAAGGATGCTGACTTCAGAAAAGCGCAGGAACAGTGGAAACAAAAGTATCAAGAGTATGTGAACGAG gtTCACACATTGAAAAATGCTTTGGAAGAAAAGgacaaatattataaagaagAAATTGTGAAGCAGCAATCTATAACAGACCAAGATATTTTTGAGTTACGAAGACTGATGGACAAACTTGATATGTCACATcatgataaatatgaaaaattggttttacaGCATGAAACAGAAATAG agaaattaagAGCAGAACACGAGGAAAATATCGAAAACCGTGATAAATATTGGCAATCTGAAATCGATATACTCAATTCGACAATAGCAAATATGAAACTTCAAATGGAAAACGAAACGCAAGAAAAACTACAAATACTGATACAAAACCATCAGGGTGAGTTAG AACAATGGGAAAATCTAATTCAACAGAAAAAAGAAGCGATACAATTtctagaagaaaaatatattgccAAATGCGTACAACTTGAAGAACAGTTGaatgttttacaaaaatcacATAGTGCACGCGAAGTGGAACTTTTAAAAACTGTGGAttctttgaaaaatgaaatacaaagTAAAGAATCAATTATACAAGATATGCAAAGCAACATGGATATGCTAGAAGGGGGTATCCAAGTATTAAATAAAGAGCTGGCTGAGCAATCTGAATTAATGgcgaaagaaaagaaagaaagcgAACAAAAACTGAG gaacattttatcgaaaatttccaaaatccaATCTGAAAATGAGAAGGAACAAGAAACCTATCgcttaaaattcataaattcgcAGAAGCAATATCAACAAACAATTGATCACATGcaaagaaaatatcaatgtCTGACGAAACT ttttgaAGAAGTGAGGCAGAGATACGAACGTCGCGAATCGAAGCAAGAAGATTTAAACATCATAGccgatttaaaacaaataataacagAACAAGAAAAAGATTTGAATTGCTTGAATGAAGAGAAGcgttattttcaaatgaaattaatagcCTTAGAAAATTCCTTAGACCACAAATGTTCATCCGAAGACGAGTCATTAAAAGATGAAACAATCTCAGATTCCAATTCTACTGCCTTGccgaatcaatcaacaaatacGTTGAATTCTAATTTGACTGAGACGAAAAACGGTGATATTATATCTGTCTGCGTACCTTTAGCTTTACCCGATTTAAATCAACAAACTACCTACTTATCGATTCCTCCAACGATAGAAGAATGCGATGAATAA
- the LOC130446076 gene encoding golgin subfamily A member 6-like protein 22 isoform X4, whose translation MSFVRSIFGSGDNKDTEVEDDTSDETSSSSDTGFLSNMSNSDLENSLGSNGNGDPDCSTISNFFGYWKNLVNQEAKFQSKLNELTKELSIRDAEANKLRFQMEELQRDAFAKSAGMDRLESELKEAQKECESIGRTIRTLENDLENQKKRNILLNRELEEKTESFSVSEKDYKSKIEYLENVIAELRQRIENLEQQIKSLQEEKLQLSKRQEEILLERGEETEKIVKTLEQTQKQKEQLEEKWKKDFENLRTVNILREQELLNDFEWKLRDVEQTCKKKIDEKEEILQISLEHSRNKEKEAEELSLKMESLKLLEEEVNELKEKTTDQSKIMKNMHDEHEQMRENEENLKSEVKKLRNLINLEKENLQHMQRMHQQEILDKERKLQQTLNEKKIEIATYWEEKLLNEISRLKDELEQVYTEEKYTAIESVKRNKDADFRKAQEQWKQKYQEYVNEVHTLKNALEEKDKYYKEEIVKQQSITDQDIFELRRLMDKLDMSHHDKYEKLVLQHETEIEKLRAEHEENIENRDKYWQSEIDILNSTIANMKLQMENETQEKLQILIQNHQEQWENLIQQKKEAIQFLEEKYIAKCVQLEEQLNVLQKSHSAREVELLKTVDSLKNEIQSKESIIQDMQSNMDMLEGGIQVLNKELAEQSELMAKEKKESEQKLRNILSKISKIQSENEKEQETYRLKFINSQKQYQQTIDHMQRKYQCLTKLFEEVRQRYERRESKQEDLNIIADLKQIITEQEKDLNCLNEEKRYFQMKLIALENSLDHKCSSEDESLKDETISDSNSTALPNQSTNTLNSNLTETKNGDIISVCVPLALPDLNQQTTYLSIPPTIEECDE comes from the exons GAAAAACCTGGTCAACCAGGAAGCTAAATTTCAAAGTAAACTCAACGAACTTACGAAAGAACTATCCATCAGAGATGCAGAAGCGAATAAACTTAGATTTCAAATGGAAGAACTACAACGAGATGCTTTCGCTAAATCAGCTGGAATGGACA GATTGGAATCGGAACTAAAAGAGGCCCAAAAAGAGTGTGAATCTATTGGAAGGACTATACGAACGTTAGAGAATGACCTCGAAAATCAAAAAAAGCGAAATATCCTATTAAATAgagaattagaagaaaaaacag AATCTTTCAGCGTCTCAGAAAAAGACTATAAATCTAAAATAGAATACCTCGAAAATGTAATAGCGGAACTACGTCAAAGAATCGAAAATTTAGAGCAACAAATTAAATCTTTACAAGAAGAAAAACTGCAATTATCAAAACGACAAGAAGAAATATTACTTGAAAGGGgggaagaaacagaaaaaatagtaaaaacattGGAACAAACACAAAAGCAGAAGGAACAgctagaagaaaaatggaaaaaagactttgaaaatttgagaacGGTGAACATATTACGAGAACAAGAATTGTTGAATGATTTCGAATGGAAATTGAGAGATGTAGAACAGACgtgtaagaaaaaaatagacGAAAAAGAAGAGATTTTGCAAATATCATTGGAACATTCGCGAAATAAAGAGAAAGAAGCTGAAGAATTATCACTTAAG ATGGAAAGTCTTAAATTATTAGAAGAGGAGGTGAATGAACTGAAAGAGAAAACGACTGACCaaagtaaaataatgaaaaatatgcaTGATGAACACGAACAAATGCgagaaaatgaggaaaatttaaaatcagaagtgaaaaaattaagaaacttgATAAATTTAGAAAAGGAAAATCTTCAACATATGCAACGAATGCAccaacaagaaattttagataaagaaAGGAAGTTACAACAAACATTAAACGAAAAGAAGATCGAAATTGCGACATATtgggaagaaaaattattaaacgaaATATCCAGACTGAAAGACGAGCTAGAACAAGTTTATACCGAAGAGAAGTATACTGCTATAGAATCGGTTAAAAGAAATAAGGATGCTGACTTCAGAAAAGCGCAGGAACAGTGGAAACAAAAGTATCAAGAGTATGTGAACGAG gtTCACACATTGAAAAATGCTTTGGAAGAAAAGgacaaatattataaagaagAAATTGTGAAGCAGCAATCTATAACAGACCAAGATATTTTTGAGTTACGAAGACTGATGGACAAACTTGATATGTCACATcatgataaatatgaaaaattggttttacaGCATGAAACAGAAATAG agaaattaagAGCAGAACACGAGGAAAATATCGAAAACCGTGATAAATATTGGCAATCTGAAATCGATATACTCAATTCGACAATAGCAAATATGAAACTTCAAATGGAAAACGAAACGCAAGAAAAACTACAAATACTGATACAAAACCATCAGG AACAATGGGAAAATCTAATTCAACAGAAAAAAGAAGCGATACAATTtctagaagaaaaatatattgccAAATGCGTACAACTTGAAGAACAGTTGaatgttttacaaaaatcacATAGTGCACGCGAAGTGGAACTTTTAAAAACTGTGGAttctttgaaaaatgaaatacaaagTAAAGAATCAATTATACAAGATATGCAAAGCAACATGGATATGCTAGAAGGGGGTATCCAAGTATTAAATAAAGAGCTGGCTGAGCAATCTGAATTAATGgcgaaagaaaagaaagaaagcgAACAAAAACTGAG gaacattttatcgaaaatttccaaaatccaATCTGAAAATGAGAAGGAACAAGAAACCTATCgcttaaaattcataaattcgcAGAAGCAATATCAACAAACAATTGATCACATGcaaagaaaatatcaatgtCTGACGAAACT ttttgaAGAAGTGAGGCAGAGATACGAACGTCGCGAATCGAAGCAAGAAGATTTAAACATCATAGccgatttaaaacaaataataacagAACAAGAAAAAGATTTGAATTGCTTGAATGAAGAGAAGcgttattttcaaatgaaattaatagcCTTAGAAAATTCCTTAGACCACAAATGTTCATCCGAAGACGAGTCATTAAAAGATGAAACAATCTCAGATTCCAATTCTACTGCCTTGccgaatcaatcaacaaatacGTTGAATTCTAATTTGACTGAGACGAAAAACGGTGATATTATATCTGTCTGCGTACCTTTAGCTTTACCCGATTTAAATCAACAAACTACCTACTTATCGATTCCTCCAACGATAGAAGAATGCGATGAATAA